Proteins from a single region of Corvus hawaiiensis isolate bCorHaw1 chromosome 6, bCorHaw1.pri.cur, whole genome shotgun sequence:
- the GNG2 gene encoding guanine nucleotide-binding protein G(I)/G(S)/G(O) subunit gamma-2, whose translation MASNNTASIAQARKLVEQLKMEANIDRIKVSKAAADLMAYCEAHAKEDPLLTPVPASENPFREKKFFCVIL comes from the exons ATGGCTAGCAACAACACTGCTAGCATAGCACAAGCCCGCAAGCTGGTGGAGCAGCTGAAGATGGAGGCCAACATCGACAGGATAAAG gtgtccaaagcagcagcagacctGATGGCGTACTGCGAAGCCCACGCCAAGGAGGACCCTCTATTGACCCCCGTCCCGGCCTCAGAAAACCCCTTTAGAGAGAAGAAGTTCTTCTGCGTGATCCTGTAA